The nucleotide window ACGCTCGATATCTCGTACGGCGAGGACGAATGCGAACGCTTCGAAGCGACGATTCGCTTTGCGCTCGCCAACGGCATTCCCGTGGATCTCGACGTGGTGCTCGACGGCTGCAATCGCGCGCTCGACGACCTCGAAGGCTGGGCGAGCGCAGACACCATGGCGCCGCTCGTGCGCCTGCGCGACGCGCTCTTCGAGTTGCAACGGGACAGCTAGTTCTACCCGCACGACACTGGGTGAGCCACCGAAAGCGTGGCTGAATGACCGGCTGACCCCGCAGCCTGATATATTGCTCGCCATCCGCCGCCTCACGAAGGCCCGCGCCCAGCCGGCGCACATGGGGAGCCGGCCGAGACACCCCGCCCACGCGCGCAGCCGTTCGCACAACACGTTCTGGCAAGCCGCAGTCGCAAACAGCAAGACCCGAAGACGAAACGCCCCGCATGCGCGCCACGGCCGGTGCGCGGCGCGGCGTGCCCGGAAAGAACGCACACAAGAACACCGCGCCGCTGTCGCGCAAGGAGTCACGATGAGTCTCGCCGCCGCGCTCAGAACCGCCACTGCCTACGCATTTGCCACGCTGTGCCGTGCGGGCGGCAAGCGCCGCCAGTTCGCCAGGCTTGCCACTGGACTCCTGATCGGCACTCTCTGCGCACTCGGCGTCAGCGGCAACGCTGTGGCCGCCGGCCCACTCGACGTACGCATCGGTTTCGTCTCGCCGCTCTCTGGCGACTACGCGAACTACGGCCGCGACCTGGAAAACGGCGTGCAGCTCGCCCTCGACGAAGCGAACGCGCAAAACCTCAAGATAGGCGAGCAGACGGCGCACTTCGAACTCGTGCCCATCGACGACCGCAGCGACCCGCGCCTCGGCGTCCAGGCCGCCGCAACGCTCGCGAACCAGGGTGTGAACGCCGTGGTCGGCCACTTCAACTCGGGCTCGGCCATTCCGGCCTCGCGCATCTACGAGAGCGCCGGCATTCCGATGATCAGCCCGGCAGCAACCAATCCCGTCATCACGTCGCAAGGCTTTGCCAACACCTTCATGGTGATTGCAAACGACACGCAGAACGCAGGCGTAGCCGGCGCGTGGGCCGTGGACGTGATGAAGGCCAAACGCGTGGCCATCATCGACGACCGCACCGCCTTCGGCCAGGGCGAAGCCGACGTGTTCGAGCACGCGGTGCGCGAGCATGGCGGCAACGTGGTCGCGCGCGAGTTCGCGGAAAGCATCGCGAGCGACTTCGGCCCGCAGCTCGCGAAAATCAAGGCCGCCGATGCCGACCTGCTCTACTTCGGCGGCCTCGCCCACCAGGGCGCGGCGCTCGTGAAACAGATGAAGGCGCGCAGCATGAACGCGCAGTTCGTGGGCGGCGGCGGCGTGGCGAACGCCGACTTCACCCACGACGCGGGAGCCGCCGCCGAAGGCGCGATGGCCTGGGAATACGGCCGCCCGCTCGCGCAACTGCCCGATGGCCCGCGCTTCGAGCAGGCCTATAAAAGCCGCTTCGGCACCGACGTGCTCGCCTACGCGCCGTTCGGCTACGACGCGGCGTGGGCCGCGATCCATGCGATGGTCAATGCGAAGTCGCCGAAACCCGAGGTGTACCGTGGCGCGCTCAAGACGCTCGCCTTC belongs to Paraburkholderia flagellata and includes:
- a CDS encoding branched-chain amino acid ABC transporter substrate-binding protein — encoded protein: MSLAAALRTATAYAFATLCRAGGKRRQFARLATGLLIGTLCALGVSGNAVAAGPLDVRIGFVSPLSGDYANYGRDLENGVQLALDEANAQNLKIGEQTAHFELVPIDDRSDPRLGVQAAATLANQGVNAVVGHFNSGSAIPASRIYESAGIPMISPAATNPVITSQGFANTFMVIANDTQNAGVAGAWAVDVMKAKRVAIIDDRTAFGQGEADVFEHAVREHGGNVVAREFAESIASDFGPQLAKIKAADADLLYFGGLAHQGAALVKQMKARSMNAQFVGGGGVANADFTHDAGAAAEGAMAWEYGRPLAQLPDGPRFEQAYKSRFGTDVLAYAPFGYDAAWAAIHAMVNAKSPKPEVYRGALKTLAFDGVTGRIAFEPNGSLKNGASTLWQVKKGVWVPVTTRGG